One genomic segment of Pyruvatibacter mobilis includes these proteins:
- a CDS encoding VOC family protein has translation MKPDYIVLGTNDMEASVRFYEALFEKTDLAIVHATDRMTFWQSGNHGADFAFAVAKPFDGQPATTGNGSMIGFSAASPDEVKSLHKRVIELGGTCEGEPGQRGPRYSAYARDLDGNKIAFFV, from the coding sequence ATGAAGCCTGATTACATCGTCCTGGGCACCAATGACATGGAGGCTTCAGTCAGGTTCTATGAAGCCCTTTTCGAGAAAACCGATCTCGCAATCGTCCACGCTACGGACAGAATGACTTTCTGGCAGAGCGGAAACCATGGGGCAGACTTTGCCTTCGCGGTGGCAAAGCCATTCGACGGGCAGCCTGCAACCACAGGAAACGGATCAATGATCGGCTTCAGTGCTGCCTCGCCGGACGAGGTGAAAAGCCTCCACAAGAGGGTAATTGAGCTTGGCGGCACCTGCGAAGGCGAGCCCGGTCAACGAGGACCACGCTATTCGGCTTATGCAAGGGATCTGGACGGGAACAAGATAGCCTTCTTCGTCTGA
- the rpoC gene encoding DNA-directed RNA polymerase subunit beta': protein MNQEVLSNVFNPSGVAETFDAIKISIAAPEKILSWSYGEVKKPETINYRTFKPERDGLFCARIFGPTKDYECLCGKYKRMKYKGIICEKCGVEVTLSKVRRERMGHIELAAPVAHIWFLKSLPSRIGLLLDMALKDLERVLYFESYIVTEPGLTPLKLHQLLTEDEYIDAQDEYGEDAFTAGIGAEAIRDMLMALDLEKIAAELRVEIAEATTELKPKKLAKRLKVVEAFMESGNRPEWMIMTVVPVIPPELRPLVPLDGGRFATSDLNDLYRRVINRNNRLKRLMELRAPDIIIRNEKRMLQEAVDALFDNGRRGRVITGANKRPLKSLSDMLKGKQGRFRQNLLGKRVDYSGRSVIVVGPELKLHQCGLPKKMALELFKPFIYSRLEAKGLAATIKQAKKLVEKEKPEVWDILEEVIREHPVMLNRAPTLHRLGIQAFEPTLIEGKAIQLHPLVCAAFNADFDGDQMAVHVPLSLEAQLEARVLMMSTNNILHPADGTPIIVPSQDIVLGLYYLSLEKENEPGEGMVFADVKEIEHALDAGAVTLHAKVKARWITKDEDGNDVSHVLDTTPGRMLIGDLLPRHPNVPYDLVNKLMTKKAISAMIDVVYRHTGQKETVIFCDRIMGLGFARACRAGISFGKDDMVVPEAKEDLVEKTRTLANEYEQQYIDGLITQGEKYNKVVDAWAKCTDAVAEEMMGKISSVQIDEETNRTKDINSIYMMSHSGARGSPAQMKQLAGMRGLMAKPSGEIIETPIISNFKEGLTVLEYFNSTHGARKGLADTALKTANSGYLTRRLVDVAQDCIIIEPDCGSEEGLTVGAVIDSGEVLASLGSRILGRTPANDIVHPSTGEVIVPKGEEITEPLVELVEAAGIQQVLIRSVLTCKTRGGVCGKCYGRDLARGTPVNMGEAVGVIAAQSIGEPGTQLTMRTFHIGGTAQVVDSSFIESNHAGSVTISNPELVTDSSGNIIVMGRNSQIIVSDAEGTELATHRLSYGTRLRVKDGDQVERGQRMAEWDPYTLPIITEREGIVAFEDVIDGVTIREVADEATGISSKVVVDWRASTRSADLKPAIVLKGKNGQVLKLANGNEARYLLSVDAILSVEDGAEVHAGDVLARIPTEGAKTRDITGGLPRVAELFEARRPKDNAVIAEADGVVEFGRDYKNKRRIIVRPKDESIEPVEYLIPKGKHLSVREGDFIEKGEYLLDGNPAPHDILAISGVEELARYLVNEIQEVYRLQGVNINDKHIEVIVRQMLQKVEVTDAGDTSLLSGEQLDRVEFDEINEKVEAEGGTPAKGNPVLLGITKASLQTRSFISAASFQETTRVLTEASVSGKQDHLIGLKENVIVGRLIPAGTGALLNRLKHEAADRDETIMDSRGVTAPVLEEGEAEAAGEVA, encoded by the coding sequence ATGAACCAGGAAGTCCTCAGCAACGTTTTCAACCCCTCGGGCGTCGCCGAGACGTTCGATGCGATCAAGATCTCGATCGCTGCGCCGGAGAAGATTCTCTCCTGGTCGTATGGTGAGGTGAAGAAGCCGGAAACCATCAACTACCGTACTTTCAAGCCGGAGCGTGACGGCCTGTTCTGCGCGCGCATCTTTGGTCCGACCAAGGACTATGAGTGCCTGTGCGGCAAGTACAAGCGGATGAAGTACAAGGGCATCATCTGCGAAAAGTGCGGCGTGGAAGTGACCCTCTCGAAGGTCCGCCGCGAGCGCATGGGCCACATCGAGCTGGCCGCGCCTGTCGCCCATATCTGGTTCCTGAAGTCGCTTCCGTCCCGGATCGGTCTTCTGCTGGACATGGCGCTGAAGGATCTTGAGCGCGTTCTTTACTTCGAGAGCTATATCGTCACCGAGCCGGGCCTGACGCCGCTGAAGCTGCATCAGCTCCTGACCGAAGACGAATACATCGATGCGCAGGACGAGTACGGCGAAGATGCTTTCACTGCCGGCATTGGTGCTGAAGCGATCCGCGACATGCTGATGGCGCTCGACCTTGAGAAGATCGCCGCCGAGCTGCGCGTCGAGATTGCCGAGGCGACCACCGAGCTGAAGCCGAAGAAGCTCGCCAAGCGCCTGAAGGTTGTTGAGGCCTTCATGGAATCCGGCAACCGTCCGGAATGGATGATCATGACGGTCGTGCCGGTCATTCCGCCGGAACTGCGCCCGCTGGTGCCGCTTGATGGCGGCCGCTTCGCGACGTCCGACCTCAACGATCTTTATCGCCGCGTCATCAACCGTAACAACCGCCTGAAGCGGCTGATGGAGCTGCGCGCGCCGGACATCATCATCCGCAACGAAAAGCGCATGCTTCAGGAAGCGGTTGATGCCCTGTTCGACAATGGCCGCCGTGGCCGTGTCATCACCGGTGCCAACAAGCGACCGCTGAAGTCGCTGTCCGACATGCTCAAGGGCAAGCAGGGCCGCTTCCGTCAGAACCTGCTCGGCAAGCGCGTCGACTATTCCGGTCGTTCGGTGATCGTGGTGGGCCCGGAGCTCAAGCTGCATCAGTGCGGCCTGCCGAAGAAGATGGCGCTTGAGCTGTTCAAGCCGTTCATCTATTCGCGCCTCGAGGCCAAGGGTCTGGCTGCGACCATCAAGCAGGCCAAGAAGCTGGTCGAGAAAGAGAAGCCGGAAGTCTGGGATATCCTCGAAGAGGTGATCCGCGAGCATCCGGTCATGCTCAACCGTGCGCCGACGCTTCACCGTCTGGGCATCCAGGCCTTCGAGCCGACCCTCATCGAAGGTAAGGCCATTCAGCTGCACCCGCTCGTCTGCGCGGCGTTCAACGCCGACTTTGACGGTGACCAGATGGCCGTGCACGTGCCTCTGTCGCTCGAAGCGCAGCTCGAAGCCCGTGTGCTGATGATGTCCACCAACAACATCCTGCATCCGGCTGACGGTACGCCGATCATCGTGCCGTCTCAGGATATCGTGCTTGGTCTCTACTATCTCTCGCTGGAGAAGGAGAACGAGCCGGGCGAGGGCATGGTGTTTGCCGACGTCAAGGAAATCGAGCACGCGCTCGATGCCGGTGCTGTCACGCTGCACGCCAAGGTGAAGGCCCGCTGGATCACCAAGGATGAGGACGGCAACGACGTGTCCCACGTGCTGGACACGACGCCGGGCCGCATGCTGATCGGTGACCTGCTGCCGCGTCATCCGAACGTGCCCTATGACCTCGTCAACAAGCTGATGACCAAGAAGGCCATCTCCGCGATGATCGACGTGGTGTACCGCCACACCGGTCAGAAGGAGACGGTGATCTTCTGTGACCGGATCATGGGTCTTGGTTTTGCCCGTGCCTGCCGCGCCGGCATCTCGTTCGGCAAGGACGACATGGTGGTGCCCGAGGCGAAGGAAGATCTGGTCGAGAAGACCCGTACCCTCGCCAATGAGTACGAGCAGCAGTACATCGACGGCCTGATCACGCAGGGCGAGAAGTACAACAAGGTCGTTGACGCCTGGGCCAAGTGCACGGACGCCGTGGCCGAGGAAATGATGGGCAAGATCTCGTCGGTGCAGATCGACGAAGAGACGAACCGCACCAAGGACATCAACTCGATCTACATGATGTCCCATTCCGGTGCCCGTGGTTCGCCCGCTCAGATGAAGCAGCTTGCCGGCATGCGTGGCCTGATGGCCAAGCCGTCGGGCGAAATCATCGAGACGCCGATCATCTCGAACTTCAAGGAAGGCCTGACCGTGCTCGAGTACTTCAACTCGACCCACGGTGCACGTAAGGGCCTTGCCGACACCGCGCTCAAGACCGCCAACTCGGGTTACCTGACCCGTCGTCTGGTGGACGTGGCGCAGGACTGCATCATCATCGAGCCGGATTGCGGCAGCGAAGAGGGGCTGACCGTCGGCGCCGTCATCGACAGCGGTGAAGTGTTGGCGTCGCTCGGCAGCCGTATCCTTGGCCGTACCCCGGCCAATGACATCGTGCATCCGTCGACGGGCGAAGTGATCGTGCCGAAGGGCGAAGAGATCACCGAGCCGCTGGTGGAACTGGTGGAAGCTGCCGGTATCCAGCAGGTGCTGATCCGGTCGGTGCTGACCTGTAAGACGCGCGGCGGTGTTTGCGGCAAGTGCTATGGCCGTGACCTGGCCCGCGGTACGCCCGTCAACATGGGCGAAGCTGTCGGCGTCATCGCCGCCCAGTCGATCGGTGAACCGGGCACCCAGTTGACCATGCGTACCTTCCACATTGGTGGCACGGCGCAGGTGGTTGACTCCTCGTTCATCGAGTCCAACCATGCGGGCTCTGTGACCATTTCCAATCCGGAACTGGTGACGGACAGCTCGGGCAACATCATTGTGATGGGCCGCAACTCGCAGATCATCGTGTCTGACGCGGAAGGCACTGAGCTTGCCACGCACCGTCTGTCCTATGGCACGCGCCTGCGTGTGAAGGATGGGGATCAGGTCGAGCGCGGTCAGCGTATGGCTGAATGGGATCCCTATACCCTGCCGATCATCACCGAGCGTGAGGGCATCGTTGCCTTCGAGGATGTGATCGACGGTGTGACCATCCGTGAAGTGGCGGATGAAGCAACGGGTATCTCGTCCAAGGTGGTTGTGGACTGGCGTGCGTCGACCCGCTCGGCGGACCTCAAGCCGGCCATCGTGCTCAAGGGCAAGAACGGCCAGGTGCTGAAGCTCGCCAATGGCAACGAGGCCCGCTACCTCCTGTCGGTGGACGCCATTCTCTCCGTCGAAGACGGGGCGGAGGTCCATGCCGGTGACGTGCTGGCACGTATTCCAACGGAAGGTGCCAAGACGCGTGACATTACCGGTGGTCTGCCGCGCGTTGCGGAACTGTTCGAAGCACGCCGTCCGAAGGACAACGCCGTCATCGCGGAAGCCGATGGCGTGGTCGAGTTCGGCCGTGACTACAAGAACAAGCGCCGCATCATCGTGCGCCCGAAGGATGAGAGCATCGAGCCTGTCGAATATCTCATCCCCAAGGGCAAGCATCTGTCGGTGCGCGAGGGCGATTTCATCGAGAAGGGTGAATACCTGCTCGACGGCAACCCGGCACCGCATGACATCCTTGCCATTTCGGGTGTCGAGGAGCTCGCACGCTACCTCGTCAACGAAATCCAGGAGGTCTATCGCCTGCAGGGTGTGAACATCAACGACAAGCACATCGAGGTGATCGTTCGCCAGATGCTGCAGAAGGTTGAGGTTACGGATGCTGGCGACACGTCGCTTCTGTCGGGCGAGCAGCTCGACCGCGTCGAGTTCGACGAGATCAATGAGAAGGTGGAGGCCGAAGGCGGCACGCCGGCCAAGGGCAACCCGGTTCTGCTGGGTATCACCAAGGCCTCGCTGCAGACGCGTTCGTTCATCTCGGCGGCCTCGTTCCAGGAGACCACGCGCGTCCTGACTGAAGCTTCGGTCAGCGGCAAGCAGGACCACCTGATCGGCCTCAAGGAAAACGTCATCGTGGGCCGCCTCATTCCGGCGGGCACGGGTGCGCTTCTCAACCGTCTCAAGCATGAGGCGGCGGACCGCGACGAGACTATCATGGATAGCCGTGGTGTCACTGCCCCGGTCCTTGAAGAGGGCGAGGCGGAGGCTGCTGGCGAAGTTGCTTAA
- the rpsL gene encoding 30S ribosomal protein S12 has product MPTINQLIRKPRQPQLKRNKVPAMEACPQKRGVCTRVYTTTPKKPNSALRKVARVRLNNGFEVTSYIPGEGHNLQEHSVVMIRGGRVKDLPGVRYHIIRGVLDTQGVKDRKQRRSKYGAKRPK; this is encoded by the coding sequence ATGCCGACGATTAACCAGCTCATCCGCAAGCCGCGCCAGCCGCAGCTGAAGCGGAACAAGGTGCCGGCGATGGAAGCCTGCCCGCAGAAGCGTGGCGTGTGCACCCGCGTCTACACCACCACGCCGAAGAAGCCGAACTCGGCCCTTCGTAAGGTCGCCCGCGTGCGCCTGAACAATGGTTTCGAAGTCACCAGCTACATCCCGGGTGAAGGTCACAACCTCCAGGAGCACTCCGTGGTGATGATCCGCGGCGGCCGTGTGAAGGACCTTCCGGGTGTGCGTTACCACATCATCCGCGGTGTGCTGGATACCCAGGGCGTCAAGGACCGCAAGCAGCGCCGTTCGAAGTACGGCGCGAAGCGTCCGAAGTAA
- the rplD gene encoding 50S ribosomal protein L4, producing the protein MKLDVQTLDAKKAGSVELSDDVFALEPRADILHRMVTYQLAKRRAGTHKTKGRSEISGTTKKMYKQKGTGGARHGNKKVPQFRGGGKAFGPVVRDHATGLNKKIRHLALKHALSTKAQAGSLIVLDEAKLAEPKTKTVKDAFAKLGLNKPLIIDGAELDQNFALAARNLPYTDVLPVQGINVYDVLRCETLVLTKSAVEALEARFA; encoded by the coding sequence ATGAAGCTGGACGTCCAGACCCTCGACGCCAAGAAGGCGGGCAGCGTTGAGCTGTCGGATGACGTGTTCGCGCTTGAGCCGCGCGCCGACATCCTGCACCGCATGGTGACCTACCAGCTGGCAAAGCGCCGCGCTGGTACCCACAAGACGAAGGGCCGTTCCGAAATCTCCGGGACGACCAAGAAGATGTACAAGCAGAAGGGCACCGGTGGTGCTCGTCACGGCAACAAGAAGGTTCCGCAGTTCCGTGGTGGCGGCAAGGCCTTCGGTCCGGTCGTGCGCGATCATGCGACGGGTCTCAACAAGAAGATCCGCCACCTGGCGCTGAAGCATGCCCTGTCGACCAAGGCACAGGCCGGTTCGCTGATCGTGCTTGATGAAGCCAAGCTGGCCGAGCCCAAGACCAAGACCGTGAAGGACGCCTTCGCGAAGCTCGGTCTCAACAAGCCGCTCATCATTGATGGTGCGGAGCTGGACCAGAACTTCGCTCTGGCGGCACGCAACCTGCCGTATACAGACGTTCTGCCGGTGCAGGGCATCAATGTGTACGACGTGCTGCGCTGCGAAACTCTCGTGCTGACCAAGTCGGCCGTTGAAGCATTGGAGGCCCGGTTCGCATGA
- the fusA gene encoding elongation factor G — translation MVARTTPLKDYRNIGIMAHIDAGKTTTTERILYYTGRSHKIGEVHDGAATMDWMEQEQERGITITSAATTCFWNDHRINIIDTPGHVDFTIEVERSLRVLDGAVAVFDGVAGVEPQSETVWRQADKYSVPRMCFVNKLDRMGADFFRCVDMIVDRLGATPLVTQLPIGAEADFVGVVDLVKMQAIVWKDESLGAEFEYTDIPADLKDQADEYRSKLIETAVEADDDAMEAYLEGNEPDEAGLIALIRKGTIDQVFVPVLCGTAFKNKGVQPLLDAVVNFMPSPLDVPAIKGIDPKTEADTTRKSDDDEPFAALAFKIMNDPFVGSLTFARIYSGKLETGSSVLNTVKDKRERVGRMLLMHSNSREDIKEAAAGDIVAIAGLKDTTTGDTLCDPNRPVILERMEFPEPVIEVAVEPKTKGDQEKMGLALSRLAQEDPSFRVTSDEESGQTVIKGMGELHLDIIVDRLKREFKVEANVGAPQVAYRETITKPATVDYTHKKQTGGSGQFARVKLDFTPCEPGEGYEFSSKIVGGSVPKEYIPGVEKGIESVREGGILAGFPMLDFKVQLVDGAYHDVDSSIMAFEIAARAAFREASDELGVVLLEPVMNVEVVTPEDYMGDVIGDLNSRRGQISGTEARGNATVISAMVPLANMFGYVNTLRSMSQGRAQYTMQFDHYEQVPQAVSDEVRAKLA, via the coding sequence ATGGTTGCGCGTACGACACCGCTCAAGGACTATCGCAATATCGGCATCATGGCGCACATCGATGCTGGTAAGACGACGACGACTGAGCGCATCCTTTATTACACCGGCCGGTCTCACAAGATCGGTGAGGTGCATGATGGCGCAGCCACCATGGACTGGATGGAGCAGGAGCAGGAACGCGGCATCACCATCACGTCCGCCGCGACGACTTGCTTCTGGAATGACCACCGGATCAACATCATCGACACCCCTGGCCACGTGGACTTCACCATTGAGGTCGAGCGTTCCCTGCGCGTGCTCGATGGCGCCGTTGCCGTGTTTGACGGTGTGGCCGGTGTGGAGCCGCAGTCTGAAACCGTGTGGCGTCAGGCCGACAAGTACAGCGTTCCGCGCATGTGCTTCGTCAACAAACTGGACCGCATGGGTGCCGACTTCTTCCGTTGCGTGGACATGATCGTCGACCGCCTCGGCGCAACCCCGCTCGTGACGCAGTTGCCGATCGGTGCCGAAGCTGATTTCGTGGGTGTCGTTGATCTTGTGAAGATGCAGGCCATCGTCTGGAAGGACGAGAGCCTGGGCGCCGAGTTCGAGTACACCGACATTCCGGCTGATCTGAAAGACCAGGCTGACGAGTATCGCTCCAAGCTCATCGAAACTGCCGTTGAGGCAGACGATGATGCCATGGAAGCCTATCTCGAAGGCAACGAGCCGGATGAGGCCGGTCTCATTGCGCTGATCCGCAAGGGCACCATCGATCAGGTGTTTGTGCCGGTGCTGTGCGGCACTGCCTTCAAGAACAAGGGTGTGCAGCCGCTGCTGGACGCCGTCGTGAACTTCATGCCGTCGCCGCTGGACGTGCCGGCCATTAAGGGTATCGACCCGAAGACGGAAGCTGACACGACCCGCAAGTCTGACGATGACGAGCCGTTCGCTGCGCTTGCCTTCAAGATCATGAACGACCCGTTCGTCGGCTCGCTGACCTTCGCCCGCATCTATTCGGGCAAGCTCGAGACCGGTTCCTCGGTTCTCAACACCGTGAAGGACAAGCGCGAGCGCGTTGGCCGCATGCTGCTCATGCACTCCAATTCGCGTGAGGACATCAAGGAAGCCGCAGCTGGTGACATCGTCGCCATCGCTGGCCTCAAGGACACCACCACCGGTGATACGCTGTGCGATCCGAACCGTCCGGTGATCCTCGAGCGCATGGAATTCCCGGAGCCGGTGATTGAGGTTGCCGTTGAGCCGAAGACCAAGGGCGACCAGGAAAAGATGGGGCTGGCCCTGTCGCGCCTGGCGCAGGAAGACCCGTCCTTCCGTGTGACGTCGGATGAAGAGTCCGGTCAGACGGTGATCAAGGGCATGGGCGAGCTTCACCTCGACATCATTGTCGACCGCCTGAAGCGCGAGTTTAAGGTGGAAGCCAATGTCGGCGCGCCGCAGGTGGCTTATCGTGAGACGATCACCAAGCCGGCAACCGTCGACTACACCCACAAGAAGCAGACCGGTGGTTCGGGCCAGTTCGCCCGCGTGAAGCTCGACTTCACGCCATGCGAGCCGGGCGAGGGCTACGAGTTCTCCAGCAAGATTGTCGGTGGTTCGGTGCCGAAGGAATACATCCCGGGTGTCGAGAAAGGCATCGAGAGTGTCCGTGAAGGCGGCATCCTTGCCGGCTTCCCGATGCTGGACTTCAAGGTGCAGCTGGTTGACGGCGCCTACCATGACGTTGACTCCAGCATCATGGCCTTCGAAATCGCTGCCCGCGCCGCGTTCCGCGAAGCGTCTGACGAGCTCGGTGTCGTGCTCCTCGAGCCGGTGATGAATGTCGAGGTCGTGACGCCGGAAGACTACATGGGCGACGTGATCGGTGACCTGAACTCCCGTCGCGGTCAGATTTCCGGCACGGAAGCCCGCGGCAACGCCACGGTGATTTCCGCCATGGTTCCGCTGGCCAACATGTTCGGTTACGTGAACACGCTGCGGTCCATGTCCCAGGGGCGTGCCCAGTACACCATGCAGTTCGACCACTACGAGCAGGTGCCGCAGGCGGTGTCTGACGAAGTCCGCGCAAAGCTCGCCTAA
- the rpsJ gene encoding 30S ribosomal protein S10, which yields MQSQNIRIRLKAFDHRILDASTLEIVNTAKRTGATVRGPIPLPNRIEKFTVLRGPHIDKKSREQFEIRTHKRLLDIVDPTPQTVDALMKLDLAAGVDVEIKL from the coding sequence ATGCAGAGCCAGAATATTCGCATTCGTTTGAAAGCATTCGATCATCGCATTCTCGATGCATCGACGCTGGAGATCGTGAATACCGCGAAGCGGACGGGTGCTACGGTGCGTGGGCCGATCCCGCTGCCGAACCGGATCGAGAAGTTCACCGTGCTTCGTGGTCCGCACATTGACAAGAAGAGCCGTGAGCAATTCGAGATCCGGACGCACAAGCGTCTTCTCGACATTGTCGACCCGACTCCGCAGACCGTGGACGCGCTGATGAAGCTCGACCTCGCTGCCGGCGTTGACGTCGAAATCAAGCTCTAA
- the tuf gene encoding elongation factor Tu, with product MAKEKFERTKPHANIGTIGHVDHGKTTLTAAITKVLAESGGAEFSDYADIDKAPEEKARGITISTAHVEYETENRHYAHVDCPGHADYVKNMITGAAQMDGAILVVNAADGPMPQTREHILLARQVGVPALVVFLNKVDQVDDEELLELVEMEVRELLSSYEFPGDDIPIVAGSALAALEGRDDNIGKEKILELMAAVDEFIPTPDRPKDQPFLMPVEDVFSISGRGTVATGRIERGVVNVGEEIEIVGIKDTTKTTVTGVEMFRKLLDQGEAGDNVGCLLRGVDRNDIERGQVLCKPGSITPHTKFKAEAYILTKDEGGRHTPFFTNYRPQFYFRTTDVTGVVTLPEGTEMVMPGDNCEMEVELIVPIAMEEKLRFAIREGGRTVGAGVVSAIIE from the coding sequence ATGGCCAAGGAAAAGTTTGAGCGCACGAAGCCGCACGCGAATATCGGCACGATTGGTCACGTTGACCATGGCAAGACGACGCTGACGGCTGCGATCACGAAGGTGCTTGCCGAGAGCGGCGGTGCTGAATTTTCGGACTATGCCGACATTGACAAGGCGCCTGAAGAGAAGGCGCGCGGCATCACCATCTCGACGGCGCACGTTGAGTACGAGACGGAAAACCGTCACTACGCCCACGTCGACTGCCCGGGCCACGCTGACTATGTGAAGAACATGATCACGGGTGCGGCGCAGATGGACGGCGCGATCCTGGTGGTGAATGCCGCTGACGGCCCGATGCCGCAGACCCGCGAGCACATCCTGCTTGCCCGTCAGGTTGGCGTGCCGGCGCTGGTGGTGTTCCTGAACAAGGTCGACCAGGTTGACGACGAAGAGCTTCTCGAGCTCGTGGAAATGGAAGTGCGTGAGCTTCTGTCGTCCTACGAGTTCCCGGGCGACGATATCCCCATCGTTGCCGGTTCGGCTCTCGCGGCGCTTGAAGGCCGTGACGACAATATCGGCAAGGAAAAGATCCTCGAGCTGATGGCTGCGGTTGACGAGTTCATCCCGACGCCGGACCGTCCGAAGGACCAGCCGTTCCTGATGCCGGTGGAAGACGTGTTCTCGATCTCCGGCCGCGGCACGGTTGCCACGGGCCGTATCGAGCGCGGTGTTGTGAATGTGGGCGAGGAAATCGAGATCGTCGGCATCAAGGACACCACGAAGACGACGGTCACGGGCGTCGAGATGTTCCGCAAGCTGCTGGACCAGGGCGAAGCGGGCGACAATGTGGGCTGCCTGCTGCGTGGTGTGGACCGCAACGACATCGAGCGCGGCCAGGTTCTCTGCAAGCCGGGTTCGATCACACCGCACACGAAGTTCAAGGCCGAGGCCTACATCCTGACCAAGGACGAAGGTGGCCGTCACACGCCGTTCTTCACGAACTACCGTCCGCAGTTCTACTTCCGCACGACGGACGTGACGGGGGTTGTGACGCTGCCGGAAGGTACGGAAATGGTGATGCCGGGCGATAACTGCGAGATGGAAGTCGAGCTGATCGTGCCGATCGCGATGGAAGAGAAGCTGCGCTTCGCCATCCGTGAAGGCGGCCGCACCGTCGGTGCAGGCGTCGTCTCCGCTATCATCGAGTAA
- the rplC gene encoding 50S ribosomal protein L3: protein MRAGVIAQKVGMTRVFTDEGKHIPVTVLKLEGCQVVGQRTEEKNGYTAVQLGAGSVKVKNLTRAERGHFSKASVEPRRRLVEFRVSPENLIDVGAELQADHFVAGQYVDACGVSIGKGFAGGMKRHNFGGLRATHGVSISHRSHGSTGQCQDPGKVFKGKKMAGHMGQVRVTTQNLEVVSTDVERGLILVKGAIPGSKGGWVQLRDAVKKPLPDGVPMPGAFRSAGAPAEAPAEAPAEEAVAEEATNKDEA, encoded by the coding sequence ATGCGCGCAGGCGTGATCGCACAGAAAGTTGGCATGACGCGGGTCTTCACGGACGAGGGGAAGCATATTCCCGTCACCGTGCTGAAGCTCGAAGGTTGCCAGGTTGTCGGACAGCGCACGGAAGAGAAGAACGGCTACACCGCCGTCCAGCTCGGTGCAGGCTCCGTCAAGGTCAAGAATCTCACCCGTGCCGAACGCGGCCACTTCTCGAAGGCGTCGGTTGAGCCGCGCCGTCGTCTGGTGGAGTTCCGTGTGAGCCCGGAAAACCTCATCGATGTGGGCGCCGAACTGCAGGCCGACCATTTCGTTGCGGGGCAGTATGTGGACGCCTGTGGCGTCTCCATCGGTAAGGGCTTCGCCGGTGGCATGAAGCGCCATAACTTCGGCGGTCTGCGTGCGACCCACGGTGTGTCGATCTCTCACCGTTCGCATGGTTCGACCGGTCAGTGTCAGGACCCGGGCAAGGTCTTCAAGGGCAAGAAGATGGCCGGTCACATGGGCCAGGTGCGCGTGACAACGCAGAACCTGGAAGTTGTGTCGACCGACGTTGAGCGTGGCCTGATCCTGGTGAAGGGCGCAATTCCGGGCTCCAAGGGCGGCTGGGTGCAGCTGCGCGACGCGGTGAAGAAGCCGCTGCCGGATGGTGTGCCGATGCCGGGCGCGTTCCGCTCCGCCGGTGCGCCGGCTGAAGCTCCTGCCGAGGCTCCCGCTGAGGAAGCCGTGGCCGAGGAAGCAACGAACAAGGACGAGGCATAA
- a CDS encoding 50S ribosomal protein L23 gives MKTEDLYQVLEAPVITEKSTLAGENNQVVFRVPLEATKPQVKEAVETLFKVEVKAVNTIRVKGKVKRFRGQLGKRSDIKKAIVTLADGHSIDVTTGL, from the coding sequence ATGAAGACCGAAGATCTCTATCAGGTTCTCGAAGCGCCGGTGATCACCGAAAAGTCCACCCTTGCGGGTGAGAACAACCAGGTGGTGTTCCGTGTGCCGCTCGAGGCAACCAAGCCGCAGGTGAAGGAAGCTGTGGAAACGCTGTTCAAGGTCGAGGTTAAGGCCGTGAACACCATCCGCGTGAAGGGCAAGGTCAAGCGGTTCCGCGGCCAGCTCGGCAAGCGGTCCGACATCAAGAAGGCAATCGTCACGCTGGCGGATGGTCATTCCATTGACGTGACCACCGGACTCTAA
- the rpsG gene encoding 30S ribosomal protein S7: MSRRHRAEKREIIPDPKFGDEVVTKFMNCLMYDGKKSAAEQIVYGAFDQMQEKTSQDPIQMFHDALNNVMPAVEVRSRRVGGATYQVPVEVRPDRRRALAIRWVINASRARNEKTMTDRLAGELLDAANNRGAAIKKREDTHRMAEANRAFSHYRW, translated from the coding sequence ATGTCACGTCGTCACCGCGCTGAAAAACGCGAAATCATCCCCGATCCCAAGTTCGGCGATGAGGTTGTCACCAAGTTCATGAATTGCCTGATGTATGACGGCAAGAAGTCGGCTGCCGAGCAGATCGTGTACGGCGCCTTCGATCAGATGCAGGAGAAGACCTCCCAGGATCCGATCCAGATGTTCCACGACGCGCTGAACAATGTGATGCCGGCTGTGGAAGTGCGCTCCCGCCGTGTGGGTGGTGCCACTTATCAGGTCCCGGTTGAAGTTCGTCCGGACCGTCGTCGTGCGCTGGCCATCCGTTGGGTGATCAATGCGTCGCGCGCCCGCAACGAAAAGACCATGACGGACCGTCTTGCTGGTGAGCTCCTGGATGCTGCCAACAACCGCGGCGCCGCCATCAAGAAGCGTGAAGACACGCACCGTATGGCGGAAGCCAACCGTGCCTTCTCGCACTATCGCTGGTAG